In Populus trichocarpa isolate Nisqually-1 chromosome 7, P.trichocarpa_v4.1, whole genome shotgun sequence, the following proteins share a genomic window:
- the LOC7495496 gene encoding AAA-ATPase At3g50940, producing MDISSSTETKLATAKIVLSTAASVAATAMLARSIAQDFMPHEFQAYFFYKIRNFFGRFSSQLTMVVDEFDGYTYNEIYGAAETYLGSKISPSTQRLKVSKPEKENEFTVKMDRNEEIVDIFQDVKFKWALVCTHVDSKDHYNSFNHTATLRSEVRSFEVSFPKEHKEMVLESYFPYIVKVAKSMVQEKKTLKIFTVDYEHMYGNLADAWKPVNLDHPATFDTLALDTKDKDKILEDLERFVKRRDYYRKVGKAWKRGYLLYGPPGTGKSSLIAAMANYLNFDIYDLELTEVRCNSDLRKVLIATANRSILVVEDIDCTIELQDRIAEERATPGLGYPPQKQVTLSGLLNFIDGLWSSCGDERIIVFTTNHIEKLDPALLRPGRMDVHVHMSYCTPCGFKFLAANYLGIKDHVLFEEIEELIKTAEVTPAEVAEQLMRSDELETVLKELIEFLVDKKKEKEEKAMAKMNEKESRVDKEEENVEKIDKEEENEEEN from the exons ATGGACATCTCTTCATCGACTGAAACCAAACTAGCCACCGCAAAGATAGTTCTATCCACCGCAGCCTCTGTTGCGGCTACGGCGATGCTAGCTAGATCTATAGCTCAAGACTTCATGCCCCATGAATTCCAAGCCTACTTTTTCTATAAGATCCGCAATTTCTTCGGCCGTTTCTCATCCCAACTCACTATGGTTGTTGATGAATTCGATGGATACACCTACAACGAAATATACGGGGCAGCAGAGACTTATTTGGGAAGCAAGATCTCTCCATCAACACAGAGACTCAAAGTAAGCAAACCGGAGAAAGAAAACGAGTTCACTGTCAAAATGGACCGCAATGAAGAAATCGTCGATATCTTTCAAGATGTTAAATTCAAGTGGGCTCTTGTTTGTACCCATGTTGATTCTAAAGACCACTACAACTCTTTTAATCATACCGCTACACTAAGATCAGAAGTGCGGTCTTTCGAAGTCAGTTTCCCTAAGGAACACAAAGAAATGGTTCTTGAATCTTATTTTCCTTACATTGTCAAAGTAGCAAAATCCATGGTGCAGGAGAAGAAGACATTGAAGATTTTCACAGTTGACTACGAGCACATGTATGGAAATTTAGCTGATGCATGGAAACCAGTGAATCTTGATCATCCTGCAACATTTGATACTCTTGCTCTGGACacaaaagataaagataaaatccTGGAAGATCTTGAAAGGTTTGTTAAGAGGAGAGATTATTACAGGAAGGTTGGTAAGGCTTGGAAAAGAGGGTATTTGTTGTATGGACCACCAGGGACTGGTAAATCTAGCTTGATTGCTGCAATGGCGAATTATCTGAATTTTGATATCTATGACTTGGAGTTGACTGAGGTGAGGTGCAACTCCGACCTCAGGAAAGTGCTTATTGCTACTGCAAATCGGTCAATATTGGTGGTGGAGGATATAGATTGCACCATTGAATTGCAGGATCGAATCGCTGAAGAAAGGGCTACGCCAGGTCTTGGTTATCCTCCACAAAAACAG GTGACATTGTCAGGATTGCTAAATTTTATCGATGGATTATGGTCTAGCTGTGGCGACGAGCGAATTATAGTGTTCACCACAAATCACATAGAAAAGCTAGACCCAGCATTGTTGCGTCCAGGACGCATGGATGTTCATGTTCACATGTCGTATTGCACTCCTTGTGGATTTAAGTTTCTTGCTGCTAATTATCTTGGAATTAAAGatcatgttttatttgaagagatCGAGGAGCTGATTAAAACAGCAGAAGTGACCCCAGCAGAAGTGGCAGAACAGCTTATGAGGAGTGATGAGCTTGAGACCGTGCTCAAAGAGCTAATTGAATTTCTCGTggataaaaagaaggaaaaagaggaaaaagcCATGGCTAAAATGAATGAGAAAGAATCAAGAGTTGACAAAGAGGAGGAAAATGTGGAAAAAATTGATAAGGAGGAAGAAAACGAGGAAGAAAATTGA